In a single window of the Planctomycetia bacterium genome:
- a CDS encoding BatA domain-containing protein — translation MWVWLSSFLLNPAMAIGSAAVASPILIHLLSRRRFRRIRWAAMSFLLEAQKKNRRRVRIEQLILLALRCLALLLLAFVMMRPFLSAGALGALSATARSERIFLLDDSFSMGYVSPTPSAAGQSVFRRATDSVETIARLASEQNPDDTLTLITTSKPREPILALPSLSEANLRRLTDLLSVQSPTQSAGKLSDAIAALGEMLRTGPPQANRIVYVISDFQRRDWLKDGKPVGPEASGVFAPLLGLEDHQGSLRFVLVDAAIDPVPANIALTNIRGLQPQSVAGVPTRFELTIANYSERALQSVELSLRVGDRTLPSLTIPTLGGGQIAREPIEVTFPEDGSTFVEAKLVGGVGASDGVSLDNVRTCPVEVVSAIKAIVVDGEPSGDPYRDEVYLLRTALRPDGRAASGIELDVLDEQELEAADLNSYAVVLLANVGRLRESVVRSLEEFVRAGGGLVIMAGSQVDLNSYNETLFANGQGLLPMRLVDIAESTPSARPVTIQDWDVAHPVMRSFVDELAAVLRQVHVASFVRLADQPAATSSPAEPAAGRAGPRVLVRLNDPDQTPLIVEREFGRGKCLWIGTTADQDWNDWAASFSYLPMMLEMVQYVSRPAQIAPQSVVGRSLVCEIDPAAMRPDAMLRTPGYPVEPEVALAAVVSENGAQFRFDDTRQCGLYQFELKTTRGDTRRRLAAVNPDGSESDLSRTTQRELAAVLGDLPFEYVGDTSRVVGDFAAARTEVWWPLLITVIVLFMSEHALAWWFGTRG, via the coding sequence ATGTGGGTTTGGCTTTCCAGCTTTCTTTTGAATCCCGCCATGGCGATCGGCTCGGCTGCCGTTGCCAGTCCGATCCTGATCCATCTGCTTTCGCGCCGACGATTCCGCCGGATTCGCTGGGCGGCGATGAGTTTTCTCCTTGAGGCTCAGAAGAAGAATCGTCGCCGTGTTCGCATCGAGCAGCTCATTCTCCTGGCGCTTCGCTGCCTGGCGCTGCTCCTGCTTGCCTTTGTGATGATGCGGCCGTTTCTCTCGGCGGGGGCGCTGGGGGCCTTGTCGGCTACGGCGCGCAGCGAACGCATCTTTCTGCTCGATGATTCGTTCTCCATGGGCTATGTGAGCCCGACCCCGTCCGCCGCCGGCCAGAGTGTCTTTCGGCGCGCCACGGATTCCGTTGAGACGATTGCCCGGCTCGCGTCCGAGCAGAATCCCGATGACACCCTGACGCTGATCACCACCAGCAAGCCTCGTGAGCCGATTCTGGCGCTGCCGAGTCTGAGCGAGGCCAATCTGCGCCGGCTTACTGATCTGCTCTCCGTCCAATCGCCTACACAAAGCGCCGGCAAACTCTCGGATGCAATTGCGGCACTGGGCGAGATGCTCCGAACCGGACCGCCGCAGGCCAACCGCATTGTCTATGTCATCAGCGATTTCCAGCGCCGCGACTGGCTGAAGGATGGCAAGCCCGTCGGGCCGGAGGCGTCGGGCGTCTTCGCACCGCTGCTCGGGCTCGAGGATCATCAAGGCTCTTTGAGATTCGTCCTGGTGGATGCGGCGATCGATCCTGTCCCGGCGAACATCGCGCTGACGAATATCCGTGGCTTGCAACCCCAGTCCGTCGCGGGCGTGCCAACGCGATTTGAACTGACAATCGCCAATTACTCGGAGCGTGCGCTGCAATCCGTGGAACTGAGCCTGCGCGTCGGCGATCGCACGCTACCTTCGCTCACGATTCCAACGCTCGGCGGAGGGCAAATTGCGCGAGAACCGATTGAGGTCACGTTTCCCGAAGATGGATCGACGTTTGTCGAGGCAAAGCTGGTCGGCGGCGTAGGCGCGAGCGATGGTGTGTCGCTGGACAACGTTCGGACCTGCCCGGTGGAGGTTGTCTCGGCGATCAAGGCGATCGTCGTGGATGGAGAGCCGAGCGGCGATCCTTATCGTGATGAGGTGTATCTGCTAAGAACGGCGCTTCGCCCTGACGGCCGCGCGGCCAGCGGCATCGAGCTCGACGTGCTCGACGAGCAGGAGCTCGAAGCCGCAGACCTGAACAGCTACGCCGTCGTCCTGCTGGCCAACGTGGGCCGCCTGCGCGAGAGCGTCGTTCGCAGCCTGGAAGAATTTGTCCGAGCCGGCGGCGGGCTGGTCATCATGGCCGGAAGTCAGGTGGATCTTAATTCATATAACGAGACGCTCTTCGCGAACGGCCAAGGTTTGCTGCCCATGCGACTGGTCGACATCGCAGAGTCAACGCCATCGGCGCGGCCCGTCACGATTCAGGACTGGGACGTCGCCCATCCGGTGATGCGATCATTTGTCGATGAGTTGGCCGCGGTCCTTCGGCAGGTACATGTGGCGAGTTTCGTTCGCCTTGCCGATCAGCCGGCCGCGACTTCCAGCCCTGCGGAGCCGGCGGCCGGGCGCGCGGGCCCGCGGGTTCTGGTGCGGCTCAACGACCCGGACCAGACGCCGCTGATCGTGGAGCGTGAATTCGGTCGGGGAAAGTGTCTATGGATTGGCACGACCGCCGATCAGGACTGGAATGACTGGGCGGCGAGCTTCAGTTACCTGCCCATGATGCTGGAAATGGTGCAATATGTCTCCCGACCAGCACAGATCGCTCCGCAATCGGTGGTCGGTCGCAGTCTCGTTTGCGAAATCGATCCGGCGGCCATGCGACCCGACGCGATGCTTCGGACGCCGGGCTACCCGGTTGAGCCGGAGGTTGCGCTGGCGGCCGTTGTGAGCGAGAACGGCGCACAGTTTCGATTCGATGACACACGACAATGCGGGCTATATCAGTTTGAGTTGAAAACGACCCGGGGCGACACGCGCCGGCGGCTGGCCGCGGTGAATCCGGACGGCAGCGAGTCCGACCTTTCACGGACAACGCAGCGGGAATTGGCGGCGGTGCTGGGCGATCTGCCGTTCGAGTATGTCGGCGATACGTCGCGTGTCGTTGGCGACTTTGCCGCGGCGCGGACCGAGGTCTGGTGGCCGCTCTTGATTACGGTCATTGTGCTTTTCATGAGCGAGCATGCCCTGGCATGGTGGTTTGGGACGAGAGGATAG
- a CDS encoding serine protease, with amino-acid sequence MSLLVALLLLLPLSQTPDGSAARERLYEEATAAVIRAAVDVVSPSIVTIETVGGAQPVRRGARGAVSERFKIADGPSTGIILSEDGLIVTSSFNFVREPTVITVRLADDRRLVATLLARDHIRRLALLRVEAGDLHAATWAPRDEIVLGQYALACGHGLGGSQPFVSLGIVSALGRRNGLAIQTDAKTSPINYGGALVDIDGRVLGLIVPMAGSGGGALAGVDWYDSGIGFAIPRDRIDEVLDRLRRGEDIEPGKIGIVLGPQESGLLDDILDELLPQSRGARITAVGDPSPAKSAGLEPEDLIVALDARPISDLEALLRELSDRAAGERITLTVKRRWRRFERTITLAKSSDIGPVKAAMDTPLPQTEEADPAEKDDSGEKQELPPTTQPDPN; translated from the coding sequence ATGAGCCTGCTGGTCGCGCTGCTGTTGCTTCTGCCCTTGAGTCAGACTCCTGACGGGTCGGCTGCGCGAGAGCGTCTGTACGAAGAGGCGACGGCGGCGGTCATTCGCGCTGCCGTGGACGTCGTGTCGCCCTCGATCGTGACCATCGAAACGGTCGGCGGCGCCCAGCCTGTGCGGCGCGGCGCGCGCGGCGCCGTCTCCGAACGATTCAAAATCGCCGACGGTCCGTCGACCGGCATCATCCTCAGCGAAGATGGACTCATCGTCACCAGCAGCTTCAACTTCGTGCGCGAGCCTACAGTGATCACCGTGCGCCTCGCCGACGATCGACGACTGGTGGCGACGCTTCTGGCGCGCGATCACATCCGCCGACTCGCGCTGTTGCGCGTTGAGGCAGGCGATCTGCACGCGGCAACCTGGGCGCCGCGCGATGAGATTGTCCTGGGGCAGTACGCCCTCGCCTGCGGTCACGGGCTGGGCGGCTCGCAGCCGTTTGTCTCCCTGGGGATTGTCAGCGCCCTCGGCCGGCGAAACGGCCTTGCCATTCAGACCGATGCAAAGACCTCGCCGATCAACTACGGCGGAGCGCTGGTCGATATCGACGGCCGCGTGCTGGGGCTCATTGTCCCCATGGCCGGTTCGGGCGGTGGCGCACTGGCGGGAGTGGACTGGTACGACAGCGGCATCGGCTTTGCCATTCCGCGAGATCGCATCGACGAGGTCCTGGATCGACTGCGACGCGGAGAAGACATCGAGCCGGGAAAGATCGGCATCGTGCTCGGCCCACAGGAGTCCGGGCTCCTCGACGACATACTGGACGAACTCCTGCCGCAATCGCGCGGGGCGAGAATCACGGCCGTGGGAGACCCTTCCCCCGCGAAGTCAGCCGGGCTGGAGCCGGAGGACCTGATCGTGGCGCTGGATGCGCGCCCCATCAGTGATCTCGAAGCGCTCCTGCGCGAGTTGAGCGACCGCGCGGCTGGCGAACGCATCACGCTGACGGTCAAACGTCGCTGGCGCAGATTCGAGCGAACGATCACGCTTGCGAAGAGTTCGGACATCGGTCCGGTCAAGGCCGCTATGGATACTCCACTGCCGCAGACCGAAGAGGCCGATCCCGCCGAAAAAGACGATAGCGGCGAGAAACAAGAACTCCCGCCGACGACTCAGCCAGACCCGAACTAA
- a CDS encoding NPCBM/NEW2 domain-containing protein — translation MMIISLLIPLLLTAPDKPVPRAAQAAPPSRWLLETVEGATLEGEILAIDNARRVVLRIDGAERAIPLDDLTRIARTADADSPQGNLGANCTIHLSDGGVLEAKLLEGAAGKITVDIGINRAVTLPISGLAGIRFNTVSQGTALTEFSSRLKQPEKGRDLLLAVRDGGTVVLPGVLESLTSESWSFRIGRKVQTGALDRAFGVILGGVAVSSAGGKVRIRLDGRREFSADVVSADPDSLELDAGPLGRLSVPWRAIRGIDVRSERVVFISDLEPVDIVQYSVIDASWPPQKDRSVTGLPLIVDGRLYERGLGVHATTRMTYALDGAYASFVSTIGIDDAAGPRGRAVFRVICDGRVAYESSPVGPGAATAIRVPTDGVNQLILECDPGPDLDISDHCDWAGARLIRAKRTDMR, via the coding sequence ATGATGATCATCAGTCTTCTCATTCCACTCTTGCTGACAGCCCCGGACAAACCTGTGCCGCGGGCCGCGCAGGCTGCGCCGCCATCTCGATGGTTACTTGAAACGGTCGAGGGCGCGACGCTCGAAGGTGAGATTCTGGCGATCGACAACGCCCGCCGGGTCGTTCTCCGGATCGACGGCGCGGAACGAGCCATCCCGCTTGACGACCTGACGCGCATCGCCCGTACGGCGGATGCCGACTCACCTCAGGGAAATCTCGGCGCGAATTGCACCATCCACCTCTCGGACGGCGGCGTGCTGGAAGCGAAGCTGCTGGAGGGCGCCGCGGGAAAAATCACGGTCGACATCGGCATAAACCGCGCCGTCACGCTGCCGATTTCCGGCCTCGCGGGCATCCGTTTCAACACGGTCTCGCAGGGGACGGCCCTTACGGAGTTCTCCTCTCGACTCAAACAGCCGGAGAAGGGGCGCGATCTGCTCCTTGCGGTTCGTGACGGCGGAACGGTCGTGCTCCCGGGCGTGCTTGAATCGCTTACGTCCGAGTCGTGGAGCTTCCGCATCGGTCGCAAGGTGCAGACCGGAGCGCTCGATCGTGCTTTCGGCGTCATCCTGGGCGGCGTGGCGGTATCGAGCGCTGGCGGCAAGGTGCGCATCCGTCTGGATGGCCGGCGAGAGTTTTCGGCGGACGTCGTCTCGGCCGATCCGGATTCTCTGGAGCTTGATGCAGGCCCGCTCGGGCGATTGTCTGTCCCATGGCGGGCGATTCGCGGCATCGACGTGCGCAGTGAACGAGTCGTTTTTATCTCCGATCTGGAGCCGGTGGATATCGTTCAATACTCGGTCATTGACGCCTCCTGGCCGCCGCAAAAGGATCGAAGCGTCACCGGCTTGCCGCTGATCGTCGATGGCCGATTGTACGAGCGCGGCCTGGGTGTTCACGCCACCACCCGCATGACCTATGCACTTGACGGCGCCTACGCTTCTTTTGTCTCCACCATCGGGATTGACGATGCCGCCGGTCCTCGCGGTCGGGCCGTGTTTCGAGTCATCTGCGATGGTCGCGTTGCTTATGAATCGTCCCCCGTCGGTCCGGGAGCCGCCACGGCCATTCGCGTGCCGACGGACGGCGTGAATCAGTTAATCCTCGAATGTGATCCCGGCCCCGACCTCGACATCTCCGATCATTGCGACTGGGCGGGCGCCAGGTTGATTCGTGCCAAGCGCACGGACATGCGCTGA
- a CDS encoding VWA domain-containing protein, which yields MSPVVCHILAEATPSEQVELSLELARWSTDTALLVGGLLTILGVYVIAWLYRHEARGQVARPLRWTMVTCRVVLLLLLGLIGLEPVLVKYVHRKVDAYTVVLVDASASMSLVDSYRLSEDAARVRSFLGSASASNLDRADLEESLLTGDDGLLARLAQRNKLIVMQFADHAKEIGSVADAGTSPEGVDDSQRLIRPSGLTTDISEGLRAALDVAGSSPIAGVVVLSDGNFNRGEPPSVAAEILRRRGVRLHAIGIGDPASPINVAVTEVSGPRAAFKNDPFSITVRLDARNLEPQPLEVTLLERRAGSAASPTIVDRRVVSPTADGLIEPLVFERKVSEPGALSYVARVAAIENESILSDNEKEILPAVSVLDDEMRVLLVAGSPNYDYRYLTRLLERDASVDVATWLQSADVRAVREGDTIITELPSDPETLFGYDAVILLDPDPDQLDPTWGSLLVTYITEQGGGVLYEAGNKFSGRFFRSANTASLVEILPIVPDPDAEIILNELGQYQRRPWPLQLTDAGLASPILRMSQNPIENRELWSMLDGAYWHFPVRREKPVASALVRHSNPRMAGPDGPHVLMATQFVGSGRSAFLGINSTWRWRRHDEKYFNRFWIQMVRYLAESKQLGGRSRGMILTPRDQFELGESVPVTVRALDTRYEPLMAPELELVVSPTTRAPDSIDAANSPIRVSLVPVVGREGYYEGRFTPVAAGAMQLSVRLTGGTGEVARIEKDILVQQAEIEMQHTAMNRAALEQLAAATSGRYFGIDKARAVADVIDDSSETVVTRERPRPLWDNGWVLTALVTVVTIEWILRRKARLL from the coding sequence TTGAGTCCGGTGGTTTGCCATATTTTGGCCGAGGCGACGCCCAGCGAGCAGGTCGAGCTCAGTCTCGAACTTGCCCGATGGTCGACGGACACGGCATTATTGGTGGGGGGACTGCTCACCATACTGGGTGTGTATGTCATCGCCTGGCTGTACCGGCATGAAGCGCGCGGGCAGGTTGCCCGGCCGCTGCGCTGGACGATGGTGACGTGCCGAGTGGTGTTGTTGCTGCTGCTCGGGCTGATCGGTTTGGAGCCGGTTCTGGTCAAGTATGTCCATCGCAAGGTGGATGCCTATACCGTTGTGCTGGTGGACGCCTCGGCCAGCATGTCGCTCGTCGATTCATATCGCCTTTCCGAGGACGCGGCGCGGGTCCGCAGCTTTCTTGGGTCGGCGAGTGCGTCAAATCTCGATCGAGCTGATCTTGAGGAGTCGCTGCTAACGGGCGACGACGGCCTGCTCGCCAGACTGGCCCAGCGAAACAAGCTCATCGTGATGCAGTTCGCGGATCATGCGAAGGAGATCGGCTCAGTCGCAGATGCGGGGACGTCTCCGGAAGGCGTCGATGATTCGCAGCGCCTTATTCGCCCAAGCGGCTTAACGACCGACATTAGTGAGGGTCTCCGCGCGGCTCTCGATGTCGCAGGCTCGTCGCCAATCGCGGGCGTGGTTGTCTTGTCGGATGGGAACTTCAACCGGGGCGAACCGCCGTCCGTGGCGGCTGAGATCCTTCGTCGTCGCGGCGTACGGCTTCACGCGATCGGCATCGGCGATCCGGCGAGCCCGATCAACGTCGCCGTCACGGAAGTGAGCGGTCCGCGCGCGGCATTCAAGAATGACCCCTTCAGCATCACCGTCCGTCTGGATGCGCGTAACCTGGAACCGCAGCCGCTTGAGGTGACGCTGCTCGAACGCCGCGCCGGCAGCGCGGCGTCCCCGACGATCGTCGATCGCCGCGTCGTTTCGCCGACCGCCGACGGATTGATCGAGCCGCTGGTTTTCGAACGGAAAGTGTCGGAGCCGGGCGCGCTGAGCTATGTCGCTCGCGTCGCAGCGATCGAAAATGAGTCGATCCTGTCCGACAACGAAAAGGAGATACTCCCCGCGGTCTCGGTGTTGGACGACGAGATGCGTGTGCTCCTCGTCGCCGGATCGCCCAACTACGACTATCGGTATCTCACACGGCTTCTGGAACGTGACGCGAGCGTCGACGTCGCGACATGGCTTCAATCTGCTGATGTTCGCGCGGTTCGCGAGGGCGACACGATCATCACTGAATTGCCGTCCGATCCAGAGACGCTCTTTGGTTACGACGCCGTCATTCTGCTCGATCCCGATCCGGATCAACTGGACCCGACGTGGGGTAGTCTGCTGGTGACCTACATCACGGAGCAGGGCGGAGGCGTGCTCTACGAAGCCGGAAATAAGTTTTCGGGTCGCTTCTTCCGATCCGCCAACACGGCGAGCCTCGTTGAGATACTACCGATCGTGCCCGATCCCGACGCGGAGATCATTCTCAACGAACTCGGCCAATACCAGCGCCGGCCCTGGCCGTTGCAATTGACCGATGCGGGGTTGGCGAGCCCCATCCTCCGAATGTCGCAGAACCCGATCGAGAATCGGGAGCTATGGTCGATGCTGGACGGGGCATACTGGCATTTCCCCGTGCGCCGAGAGAAGCCGGTCGCGTCGGCGTTAGTGCGGCACTCGAATCCGCGGATGGCCGGCCCCGACGGCCCGCACGTCCTCATGGCCACGCAGTTCGTCGGCAGCGGGCGAAGCGCCTTTCTCGGCATCAACAGCACATGGCGATGGCGGCGGCACGACGAGAAATACTTCAATCGCTTTTGGATTCAGATGGTGCGATATCTGGCCGAGAGCAAGCAGCTCGGCGGACGCAGCCGGGGCATGATTCTCACGCCGCGTGATCAGTTTGAACTCGGCGAGTCGGTGCCGGTTACCGTTCGGGCGCTGGATACTCGCTACGAGCCGCTGATGGCGCCCGAGTTGGAGCTCGTCGTTTCGCCTACCACGCGCGCGCCGGATAGCATCGATGCGGCAAATTCGCCGATTCGGGTGTCCCTTGTTCCGGTCGTCGGCCGCGAGGGCTATTACGAAGGCCGTTTCACGCCCGTCGCCGCCGGTGCGATGCAGCTTTCGGTCAGGCTGACCGGCGGCACCGGGGAAGTTGCCCGGATTGAGAAAGACATCCTGGTGCAGCAGGCCGAGATCGAGATGCAGCACACCGCGATGAATCGTGCGGCGCTGGAGCAACTCGCCGCGGCGACTTCCGGCCGCTATTTTGGAATCGACAAAGCGCGGGCCGTTGCGGATGTCATTGACGACTCCAGCGAGACCGTCGTCACGCGGGAGCGCCCCCGACCGCTTTGGGACAATGGCTGGGTGCTCACAGCGCTGGTCACGGTTGTCACGATCGAGTGGATTCTTCGCAGAAAGGCGAGGTTGTTGTAA
- a CDS encoding trypsin-like peptidase domain-containing protein has protein sequence MSSVISIAAAVFVGLLPVDQADSATDRARVIAAQSARVETIQRLVPSVACLFSKGDQAGGGSGVLIDKDGYGLTNFHVVAGMLKDRHGDVGLAGKRLVDMKILGIDPGGDVAMFRIDPKERFSAAPLGDSDELAVGDYTLAMGNPFGLADDYAPTVTHGIISGLHRFQAGVRGALTYTDCIQVDTSINPGNSGGPLFDMSGRLIGINGRIAVEERNRVNVGVGFAISINQIKRFMPMLRAGLVTPHATAGFTVRDQALRVLVDKIEDRGAARTAGLQHSDELIRFAGRDIHSANDFLNVLGTLPADWPVEVAFRREGEVRRFNMRLAAMPLPKLTRDAPNQPRLAFDPYGPHPVTTKANRRAVRRAIELFQKAAGSSGIWHDGVGIVGSGTRTPTGAHEEKGETISWRVRASSDDSKAEDAIPDTVEATIWSELLSMSADKPAKGLRVVASDEVRGRICVVIERKLEKGQPQRLSFDDETGELLAVEFTHAGTGIVFRYEYGSVQSVGTMRMPRARWVYRGETLFAEDSFTEMAIEAR, from the coding sequence ATGTCTTCGGTAATCTCCATCGCGGCGGCCGTGTTCGTCGGCCTGCTTCCCGTGGATCAGGCTGACAGCGCGACCGATCGTGCCCGAGTGATCGCGGCGCAGTCGGCCCGCGTCGAGACGATTCAGCGGCTCGTGCCCAGCGTGGCCTGCCTGTTCAGCAAGGGCGATCAGGCCGGCGGAGGATCGGGTGTTTTGATCGACAAGGACGGCTACGGGCTGACGAACTTTCATGTCGTGGCCGGAATGCTCAAAGATCGTCATGGAGATGTGGGCCTCGCCGGTAAACGGCTCGTGGACATGAAAATTTTGGGGATCGATCCCGGCGGCGACGTCGCCATGTTTCGAATCGACCCGAAGGAAAGATTCAGCGCTGCCCCGCTCGGAGATTCCGACGAACTCGCGGTGGGCGATTACACCCTGGCGATGGGCAATCCCTTCGGCCTCGCCGATGACTACGCCCCGACCGTCACGCACGGCATCATTTCCGGGCTGCATCGCTTTCAGGCGGGCGTTCGCGGCGCGCTGACCTACACCGACTGCATCCAGGTGGATACGTCGATCAACCCGGGCAATTCGGGAGGTCCGCTCTTCGATATGTCGGGCCGGCTGATCGGCATCAACGGGCGCATCGCCGTCGAGGAGCGCAACCGCGTCAACGTCGGCGTCGGCTTTGCCATCTCAATCAACCAGATTAAACGGTTCATGCCCATGCTGCGAGCCGGACTGGTCACGCCGCACGCGACCGCCGGATTCACGGTGCGCGATCAGGCGCTGCGCGTACTGGTTGATAAGATTGAGGACCGCGGCGCGGCCCGAACGGCCGGCCTTCAGCATAGCGATGAGTTGATCCGCTTCGCCGGCCGCGACATTCACAGCGCCAACGATTTTCTCAACGTACTCGGGACGCTGCCGGCGGATTGGCCCGTCGAGGTTGCATTTCGGCGCGAGGGTGAGGTTCGCCGCTTTAACATGCGATTGGCGGCCATGCCGCTTCCCAAGCTGACGCGGGATGCGCCGAATCAGCCAAGGCTCGCGTTTGATCCGTATGGTCCGCATCCCGTGACGACGAAGGCCAATCGCCGCGCGGTGCGCCGGGCTATCGAGCTATTCCAAAAGGCCGCGGGTTCTTCCGGTATATGGCATGACGGCGTCGGCATTGTCGGTAGCGGCACAAGAACGCCGACAGGTGCTCATGAAGAGAAGGGCGAGACTATTTCGTGGCGCGTCAGGGCGAGCAGTGATGATTCAAAGGCTGAGGATGCGATTCCGGACACGGTGGAGGCAACGATCTGGTCCGAACTATTGAGCATGAGCGCGGACAAGCCGGCGAAAGGACTTCGAGTCGTCGCGTCCGACGAGGTTCGCGGTCGCATCTGTGTGGTCATTGAGCGAAAGCTAGAGAAGGGGCAACCGCAGCGGCTGAGCTTCGACGATGAGACAGGCGAGCTTCTCGCGGTCGAGTTCACCCACGCAGGCACGGGGATCGTGTTTCGCTATGAATACGGCTCGGTCCAGAGCGTCGGGACGATGCGCATGCCGCGCGCGCGATGGGTGTATCGCGGCGAGACGCTGTTTGCCGAGGATTCATTCACCGAAATGGCGATCGAGGCGAGATGA
- a CDS encoding trypsin-like peptidase domain-containing protein codes for MACGANILRRGGLYAAWSCICCAMLGSGHAVAQQRISPEIQRAADCVVKLYGPRVGREHGYGSGVLVSADGRILTALSLLVNLQGVKVVLADGRHFDATLERSDELRQLALLRIDARALPFLSPQSSNELRQGDTVAALGNWFKIADGRESISVCKGILSLRTMIDAMRLAQESELHGEVLVIDALTANPGAAGGPLLDAHGRFIGLVGKVIESAATNTRINFAIPGEALVEFLHSDGASVVDQPPQPPVAEGETGRPYLGIKLSRLGYRQVSAYVQRVSPNSPAAKAGIQPDDLILAIDGRRVGDVATFDEAVARLLPGQTVQVVVKRGPDVRTLSLRVEAMK; via the coding sequence ATGGCTTGTGGCGCAAACATTCTGCGACGCGGCGGGCTGTATGCAGCCTGGTCCTGCATCTGCTGCGCGATGCTGGGCAGCGGTCACGCCGTCGCACAGCAGCGCATCTCCCCAGAGATTCAGCGCGCCGCCGATTGCGTGGTCAAGCTCTATGGGCCTCGTGTCGGGCGCGAGCACGGCTACGGTTCCGGCGTGCTGGTTTCGGCGGATGGCCGCATCCTGACGGCGCTGTCGCTTCTGGTGAACCTTCAGGGCGTCAAAGTCGTGCTGGCCGACGGGCGACACTTCGACGCGACGCTGGAGCGATCCGACGAGCTTCGCCAGTTAGCGTTGCTTCGAATCGATGCGAGGGCGTTGCCGTTCCTGTCGCCGCAGTCCAGCAATGAGCTTCGCCAGGGCGATACGGTCGCGGCGCTGGGCAACTGGTTCAAGATCGCTGACGGCCGCGAGTCGATCTCAGTGTGCAAGGGCATTCTCAGTCTGCGAACGATGATCGATGCCATGCGACTCGCCCAGGAATCGGAGCTGCACGGCGAAGTTCTGGTGATCGACGCCCTCACAGCAAACCCCGGGGCTGCCGGCGGCCCGCTGCTCGACGCGCACGGAAGATTCATCGGTCTCGTCGGAAAAGTCATCGAGTCCGCCGCGACGAACACGCGCATCAACTTCGCGATCCCCGGCGAGGCGCTCGTCGAGTTTCTCCATTCCGACGGCGCTTCAGTTGTTGACCAGCCGCCCCAACCGCCCGTCGCCGAAGGGGAGACTGGTCGTCCCTACCTGGGGATCAAGCTCTCGCGCCTCGGATATCGGCAGGTGTCGGCCTACGTCCAGCGCGTGAGCCCGAACTCTCCCGCGGCCAAGGCGGGCATTCAGCCGGACGATCTGATCCTCGCCATCGACGGCCGGCGTGTGGGGGACGTTGCAACCTTCGACGAGGCCGTCGCTCGGCTGCTTCCCGGCCAGACCGTGCAAGTGGTTGTCAAACGCGGCCCGGACGTCAGAACGTTGTCGCTCCGCGTGGAGGCGATGAAATGA